The genomic window aaaaacgttaaactttctatatattattggtcacatatatatataatatattttgtatataggttttttaattataggcaaaatatattttggttgtatacaataaataatgaatgaataattatatatatatatatatatatatatatatatatatatatattataatagcaatgtaattttttttaagattTAGGGTTTTCAAAATAACTATTAAATGAATACatgatttttttaaaaatataatagttattttttttttaagaagatatcataaatatatatgtgaaaGGAGAAAAATTAGATCATATTGTATAATagatttatttattttattattttttttttttgttgttgtatgaaaaaaagctataaaaaagtttacatatgtattattatatatatatatataaaatatacatttatatttatatttttatatatgattaataaaaatagaattATTTAGAGATGAGCACACAAAAAGAAGAATTTTTATgagaataaaaatgaagagtgcaatattttttattaaactttttatatgtatgtcATTCATATGTGCACTGGAATATGTTCATAAGGtaagataataatatatatatataaaaagatatatatatatatatatatataataaatctacacacatatatataatacatatatataatatatatattttatttttgtagGGTGTGAAAAGTAAGGGtaatgatttattattatggCAGTGTGAAAATTGTTTGttttattctttaaataGATCGTTAGCAGAAGGCACAAGTGAATCGAATGAGAAGAAAGTAAAAAGAGATATTCCTAATAAGGAATTATTAACatcattaaatataaattatgaaGAATATGAACAAATGAAACAACTTGTAGAATCTTttatagataataataatataaatattactaatgaagttttaaaaaatataaatagttttacaaatatagaaaatatattttctttaattaATGATTCAACAAAATCACCTATattaaaaacatttttaaaagaattcGGATCAATATTtccatatttattaaataaaattcctaaattattatttgatttatGTCAACGTAATCCTTTACATATTATCTTAGGTTTAATTGTTATTTTAGCTGCTATTTATGTATTTGAAAATTTCAAAAATTTTGAatgttaaaaataaagaaatattatatataaatataaaaagaaacaaacatatatatatatatatatatatatatatatatatttatttatttataattttcctttttttcctttaattttttgtaagatttttttttttgtttttagGACACacatgtatatattcattatatatatttacatgtacatacttttttatttaattaatcatataataattttttttgtttttttaaaaactataaaataaaaaaaatatatatattataatatatattataatatatatatatatatggattTATCATTTTAGGGGAATAGAAAAAAGTATtcaaatattaaagaaaaacaaacgttttttataaatttgaaaaaaataaaaaataaatatatacatatatacatatatattattatctaaaaaaaaattatacatattgtcataaacaaaaaatcgttatgtatttatatatttatgtatttatgcatttatgtatttatttatacttttaaaaaatactCTTTTCaaaaacaacaaaaaaaaaaaaattaaaatatataaataaataaagaaagatatataaacatattatatatactatataaaaataaaatttacacataaaataatacaaattaaaaagttTTAAATAACTTTAattaaacatattaaaatgt from Plasmodium gaboni strain SY75 chromosome Unknown, whole genome shotgun sequence includes these protein-coding regions:
- a CDS encoding putative exported protein (Plasmodium exported protein, unknown function); its protein translation is MKSAIFFIKLFICMSFICALEYVHKGVKSKGNDLLLWQCENCLFYSLNRSLAEGTSESNEKKVKRDIPNKELLTSLNINYEEYEQMKQLVESFIDNNNINITNEVLKNINSFTNIENIFSLINDSTKSPILKTFLKEFGSIFPYLLNKIPKLLFDLCQRNPLHIILGLIVILAAIYVFENFKNFEC